Proteins encoded in a region of the Methanobrevibacter millerae genome:
- the albA gene encoding DNA-binding protein Alba, whose product MEENTIFIGNKPVMNYVLAVVTQFNEYDSVTLRARGKAISRAVDTAEIVRNSFVQEADVADIQISTEEVENYNNEKTNVSIIEIRLVK is encoded by the coding sequence ATGGAAGAAAATACAATTTTCATTGGAAATAAACCAGTAATGAATTACGTTTTGGCTGTTGTAACACAATTCAACGAATATGACTCTGTAACTCTAAGGGCTAGAGGAAAAGCTATTAGCCGTGCAGTCGACACTGCTGAAATTGTAAGAAACAGTTTTGTTCAGGAAGCTGATGTTGCTGATATTCAAATTTCAACAGAAGAAGTTGAAAACTACAATAATGAAAAAACTAATGTTTCCATTATTGAAATCAGATTAGTAAAATAG
- a CDS encoding PHP domain-containing protein, with amino-acid sequence MYKMDSHIHSEYSPDSKSKLKDIFKVAKSRNIDIIAISDHNTVDGSKEARRLTKKDDLLVIPSIEISSIEGHILGFGCEEKIDRDLPAAETIDLIHDQSALAIIPHPYCFYRHGLLCKADYKDLKIDAIETKNARFIVGYCNNKAKNLSKNENLPSLGASDAHYFKFVGDCYSKIDCEKDIDSVLKSIKKGKVEAFGKGTSNIKLSKYLFEYKVLKKFD; translated from the coding sequence ATGTATAAGATGGATTCACATATTCACAGCGAATATTCACCGGACTCTAAATCCAAATTGAAAGATATTTTTAAAGTAGCTAAAAGCAGAAATATTGATATAATTGCAATAAGCGATCATAATACTGTCGATGGATCTAAAGAAGCAAGAAGATTAACAAAAAAAGATGATTTGCTTGTAATTCCATCAATTGAGATATCTTCCATTGAAGGACATATTTTAGGATTTGGATGTGAAGAAAAAATCGATAGGGACCTTCCTGCAGCAGAAACTATAGACCTGATTCATGACCAGAGTGCGCTTGCAATAATACCTCATCCATACTGTTTTTACAGGCATGGCCTATTGTGCAAAGCGGATTATAAAGATTTAAAAATTGATGCAATAGAAACAAAAAATGCGAGATTTATAGTAGGATATTGCAATAATAAAGCAAAAAATCTATCAAAAAATGAAAATTTACCTTCACTTGGTGCAAGCGATGCACATTACTTTAAGTTCGTAGGTGACTGCTATTCAAAAATAGATTGTGAAAAGGACATAGACAGCGTTTTAAAATCAATAAAAAAGGGAAAAGTAGAAGCCTTTGGAAAAGGCACTTCCAACATCAAACTATCAAAATACCTATTTGAATATAAAGTATTGAAAAAGTTTGATTAA
- a CDS encoding ParA family protein: MSEVIAVMNQKGGCGKTTTVVNTATSLAVMGKSVLVVDMDPQANATTSFGIDKNELENTIYDAIIGDINVKKATIPTFIKNLFIIPSNISLSGAGVELSQKENYHIILKETLNDVMPLFDYIFIDLPPSLGVLTVNALVASDSVLIPIQAEYYALEGVADLINTIKLVEQRLKSPTPIKGILLTLYDKRTRLSRDVHKELKNYFGKSNLLFKTIIPRNIRLAEAPSFGKPCLIYDPESTGTKAYLKLAKEILERDGSD; the protein is encoded by the coding sequence ATGAGTGAAGTAATAGCAGTAATGAATCAAAAGGGTGGATGTGGAAAAACAACTACTGTAGTTAATACCGCAACATCTTTAGCTGTGATGGGAAAATCAGTTTTAGTAGTGGATATGGATCCTCAAGCAAATGCAACAACCAGTTTTGGTATTGATAAAAATGAGTTAGAAAATACAATTTATGATGCAATCATAGGGGATATTAATGTTAAAAAAGCTACAATTCCTACATTTATAAAAAACTTATTCATTATACCTAGCAACATCTCATTAAGTGGTGCTGGTGTTGAGCTATCTCAAAAAGAAAATTATCATATTATCTTAAAAGAAACACTTAATGATGTAATGCCGTTATTTGACTACATATTCATTGATTTACCTCCTTCATTAGGTGTTTTAACTGTTAATGCATTAGTCGCCTCAGATAGTGTATTGATTCCTATTCAAGCCGAATATTATGCACTTGAAGGGGTTGCTGATTTAATTAATACTATTAAACTTGTAGAACAAAGACTTAAAAGTCCTACTCCAATTAAAGGTATTTTACTTACTTTATATGATAAAAGAACAAGATTGAGTAGGGATGTTCACAAAGAACTTAAAAATTACTTTGGTAAAAGCAATCTGTTGTTTAAAACTATTATACCAAGAAATATCAGATTGGCTGAAGCACCAAGTTTTGGAAAACCATGTTTAATATATGATCCAGAAAGTACTGGAACTAAAGCTTATTTAAAATTAGCAAAAGAAATTTTAGAAAGAGACGGAAGTGATTAA
- a CDS encoding TrpB-like pyridoxal phosphate-dependent enzyme, producing the protein MNYKITLDSDEVPKQWYNILADLPTPLPEPKNSEGKNQIADLQKAFTKAGLEQEFATDRYIKIPQEVRELYMQMGRPSPLYRATRLEKFLNTPAKIYYKREDTSPTGSHKLNSAIPQAYFAKKEGVERLTTETGAGQWGTALSLACNMLDIECTVYMVKVSFNQKPDRKNIMNIYNGNVFASPSENTEIGRQILKENPDHPGSLGVAISEAMEEALLNENVKYSLGSVLNHVMLHQTIIGQELKAQLEKAEEEPDVMIACAGGGSNLAGSLFPFIKDKIDGNSDTEFIAVEPSACPTLTEGSYDYDFGDVNGFTPMLKMFTLGHDFVAPSVHAGGLRYHGMSPIVSLLTKEGYISPRAVHQKDVFDAGITFARCEGIVPAPETTHAIRATIDEALKCKQTGEEKTIVMNFSGHGMLDLKGYASYFEGTMQNAK; encoded by the coding sequence ATGAATTATAAGATTACTTTAGATTCTGATGAAGTGCCAAAGCAATGGTATAATATTCTTGCTGATTTACCTACTCCACTTCCGGAACCAAAAAACAGTGAGGGAAAAAATCAAATTGCAGATTTGCAAAAAGCTTTTACCAAAGCAGGATTAGAACAAGAATTTGCAACTGACAGATATATTAAAATTCCTCAGGAAGTACGTGAACTTTATATGCAAATGGGAAGGCCTTCTCCTTTATATAGGGCCACTAGGCTTGAAAAATTCTTAAATACTCCCGCTAAAATTTATTACAAAAGAGAGGATACTTCTCCTACTGGATCACATAAATTGAATTCAGCCATTCCACAAGCATATTTTGCTAAAAAAGAAGGTGTTGAAAGATTAACTACTGAAACTGGTGCAGGTCAATGGGGAACTGCTTTATCATTAGCTTGTAATATGCTTGATATTGAATGTACTGTTTATATGGTTAAAGTCTCATTTAACCAAAAGCCTGACAGGAAAAACATTATGAACATCTATAATGGTAATGTCTTTGCTTCACCAAGTGAAAATACTGAAATTGGTCGACAAATCTTAAAAGAAAATCCAGATCATCCTGGATCTTTAGGTGTAGCTATTTCTGAAGCTATGGAAGAAGCACTTCTTAATGAAAATGTTAAATATTCCTTGGGCAGTGTTTTAAATCATGTAATGTTACACCAAACTATCATTGGTCAGGAATTAAAAGCACAGCTTGAAAAAGCTGAAGAAGAGCCTGATGTAATGATTGCTTGTGCTGGTGGTGGAAGTAATTTAGCTGGATCTTTGTTCCCATTCATTAAAGATAAAATAGATGGTAACTCTGATACAGAGTTTATTGCTGTTGAACCTAGTGCTTGTCCTACTTTAACTGAAGGTAGCTATGACTATGACTTTGGCGATGTTAATGGCTTTACTCCAATGCTTAAGATGTTTACTCTTGGTCATGACTTTGTAGCTCCATCTGTTCATGCTGGAGGATTAAGATATCATGGTATGTCTCCTATAGTTTCACTTTTAACTAAAGAAGGCTACATTTCCCCTAGGGCAGTCCATCAAAAAGATGTATTTGATGCAGGAATTACCTTTGCTCGCTGTGAAGGAATTGTTCCAGCACCTGAAACTACTCATGCTATTAGGGCTACAATTGATGAAGCACTTAAATGTAAACAGACTGGTGAAGAAAAAACTATTGTCATGAACTTTTCAGGTCATGGAATGTTAGACTTAAAAGGATATGCTTCATACTTTGAAGGTACAATGCAAAATGCAAAATAG
- a CDS encoding DUF1786 domain-containing protein yields MRILAIDVGTGTQDIMIYDDEKELENSIKLVLPSPHLLISQKIREIENNIYFDGEIMGGGKIKKTLQEHMEKGYNVVMEETPAKTIRDKISQVEALGIEIASPEKEYKDYSKITLGDINITKLSKFLLGYDLEFDFDEIAIAVQDHGYNENMGDRDFRFEKFRQKLEKPIKPEEFAFKGNVPDYYTRMKAVERSIASEGIDIQPLLMDTKFASIAGMCYDEIASTLNSFIAIDIGNGHTTAASIENGKIQGIFEHHTSSLTHESLENYLKRLADGVITNEEVYNDHGHGAHVINPISKIEKIIVSGPKRELIEKTNLDWHHACPGGDVMMTGTVGLIKTLEAYNV; encoded by the coding sequence ATGAGAATTTTAGCTATTGATGTAGGTACCGGAACCCAAGATATCATGATATATGATGATGAAAAAGAACTTGAAAACTCCATTAAACTAGTTCTACCGTCCCCACATTTATTGATTTCTCAAAAAATAAGGGAAATTGAAAACAATATTTACTTTGACGGTGAAATAATGGGTGGAGGAAAAATCAAAAAAACATTACAGGAACATATGGAAAAAGGATATAATGTTGTAATGGAAGAAACTCCCGCAAAAACAATAAGAGATAAAATATCACAAGTTGAAGCATTAGGAATAGAAATAGCTTCTCCTGAAAAAGAATATAAGGATTACAGTAAAATTACACTTGGAGATATCAACATTACAAAATTATCAAAATTCCTTCTTGGATATGATTTGGAATTCGATTTTGATGAAATTGCAATAGCCGTACAAGACCATGGATACAATGAAAACATGGGAGACAGAGATTTTAGATTTGAAAAATTCCGTCAAAAACTAGAAAAACCTATAAAACCAGAAGAATTTGCATTTAAAGGAAATGTTCCAGATTACTACACAAGAATGAAAGCAGTGGAAAGATCAATAGCAAGCGAAGGAATAGACATTCAGCCTTTATTAATGGACACAAAATTTGCATCAATAGCTGGAATGTGCTACGATGAAATAGCATCCACATTAAACAGTTTTATTGCTATTGATATAGGTAATGGCCACACTACAGCAGCATCAATAGAAAACGGTAAAATTCAAGGAATATTTGAACATCACACATCATCCCTAACACATGAAAGCCTGGAAAATTATCTAAAACGCCTAGCGGATGGAGTGATAACAAACGAAGAAGTCTATAACGATCACGGCCACGGTGCACATGTAATAAATCCAATTTCAAAAATAGAAAAAATCATAGTAAGTGGCCCAAAACGTGAACTAATCGAAAAGACAAATCTAGACTGGCATCATGCATGCCCAGGAGGGGATGTGATGATGACAGGAACTGTAGGTTTAATAAAAACTCTTGAGGCATACAATGTATAA
- a CDS encoding PQQ-binding-like beta-propeller repeat protein: MYKKLCLAIVVLLMCLTPIAANDWISFGYDYTHHAFVTDESDFVTNLWTFNFGSPIFSSPAISNEYLYLSSSNGQLKSIDMEEGRENWSFDLKSDTNASPIVSNGTLYIGSEDSFSAIDVDSHKLIWEHSTSAPISSSAYLYENIVYVGCDDGHLYGFDNDTGDVKFDVDLDGKLQSSPIVVNDTVYIGSSNGKLYAVGVDSKNVDWEYTTGDSVYSSPAYGDEKIFIGSTDGNLYAINESNGSLVWKADLNNKVFSSPTIDEHDNNVFIGSDEGNLTCLDIRDGTVKWSHSVGSPVQSTPALKENLVAFTSNGGSAYVLNKYTGLEEFSYNPGTILFNSPITSSPVINGNSLFISGNDGYVYSLNIDKHEVPASVFLYYSIAVLCIILVVAIVVIKKFRK; the protein is encoded by the coding sequence ATGTATAAAAAATTATGTTTAGCTATTGTTGTTCTATTGATGTGTTTAACTCCAATTGCAGCAAACGATTGGATTTCTTTTGGCTATGATTATACGCATCATGCATTTGTAACAGATGAGTCTGATTTCGTCACAAATTTATGGACCTTTAACTTCGGTTCACCAATTTTTTCATCTCCTGCAATATCAAATGAATACCTATACTTATCTTCAAGTAATGGTCAATTAAAATCAATAGATATGGAAGAAGGTAGAGAAAATTGGAGCTTTGATTTAAAATCTGATACTAATGCATCACCAATTGTTAGTAATGGTACTTTGTATATAGGTAGTGAGGATTCTTTTAGTGCAATTGATGTAGATAGCCATAAGCTAATATGGGAACATTCAACCTCCGCACCTATTTCCTCATCAGCATATCTTTATGAGAATATAGTCTATGTCGGATGTGATGATGGTCATTTATATGGATTTGATAATGATACCGGTGATGTAAAATTTGATGTTGACTTGGATGGAAAACTGCAATCTTCACCTATTGTTGTTAATGATACAGTTTATATAGGTTCAAGCAATGGAAAGTTATACGCTGTTGGCGTTGATTCTAAAAACGTGGATTGGGAATATACAACTGGTGATTCAGTATATTCATCTCCGGCATATGGTGATGAAAAAATATTTATTGGTTCTACTGACGGCAATTTATATGCAATAAATGAAAGCAATGGATCTTTAGTTTGGAAGGCAGACTTAAACAATAAAGTCTTTAGCTCTCCAACTATTGATGAACATGACAATAATGTTTTTATAGGATCTGATGAAGGAAATTTAACATGTCTTGATATTCGTGACGGAACTGTTAAATGGAGTCATTCCGTAGGTTCTCCTGTTCAATCAACTCCGGCACTGAAAGAAAATTTGGTTGCATTTACAAGCAATGGCGGTAGTGCTTATGTTTTAAATAAATATACGGGACTTGAAGAATTCAGTTATAATCCAGGAACTATTTTATTTAACTCTCCAATCACATCTTCACCTGTAATTAATGGAAATAGTTTATTCATATCAGGAAATGATGGATATGTATATTCTTTAAATATAGATAAGCATGAAGTTCCAGCTTCAGTATTTCTGTATTATTCAATAGCTGTTTTATGTATAATACTTGTTGTTGCAATTGTGGTAATAAAAAAATTTAGAAAATAA
- a CDS encoding radical SAM protein — MSTLEKMKILTDSAQYDLCDYVNHNKSSQVNLPGIYEATGHNGCKIPLFKTLLTNKCKNDCKYCINQSKRNFTRLELAPEELAKAFLNYYNRGIVNGLFLSSGVDRDEDITMEKTIETIRILRKVYGYDDYIHLKIVPGASKDSIKRAMALANRVSINIEAATPSGLAELSSTKDYNKDILKRLHWIDSLHGKSTTYPNSTHTTQLIVGANDESDREILHRMEKIYNKTKLKRTYFSAFSPIQETDFENKEACSTNRTAKLYNADSLLNDYHFKLNELVFNENNQLSLTQDPKILAAENMNIFPVEINSAPFVELIRVPGIGIKSARKIISIRKKIPFKNKNELKKLGVVVDRAEKYIKIDGAYQSLLENFQ, encoded by the coding sequence ATGAGTACTTTAGAGAAGATGAAAATATTAACTGATTCTGCGCAGTATGATTTATGTGATTATGTAAATCATAACAAGAGCTCTCAAGTTAATTTACCTGGAATTTATGAAGCAACAGGACATAATGGTTGTAAAATTCCACTTTTCAAAACACTTTTAACTAATAAGTGTAAAAATGACTGCAAGTACTGCATTAACCAGTCCAAAAGAAATTTTACAAGACTTGAACTTGCACCTGAAGAACTAGCAAAGGCATTTCTTAATTATTATAATAGAGGAATTGTAAACGGTTTGTTTTTAAGTTCAGGTGTTGATAGAGATGAAGATATCACAATGGAAAAAACAATAGAAACTATTAGAATCTTAAGAAAAGTTTATGGATATGATGATTATATACATTTAAAAATTGTTCCGGGAGCTTCCAAAGATTCTATTAAAAGAGCTATGGCACTTGCTAATAGAGTCAGTATTAATATTGAAGCTGCTACACCATCAGGTCTTGCCGAACTGTCATCTACAAAAGATTATAATAAGGATATATTAAAAAGATTGCACTGGATTGACAGTTTACATGGTAAAAGTACAACATATCCAAACTCTACCCATACAACACAATTGATTGTCGGTGCGAATGATGAAAGTGATAGGGAAATTTTACATAGAATGGAAAAGATATACAATAAAACCAAATTAAAACGTACATATTTCTCCGCATTCTCACCAATACAAGAGACAGATTTCGAAAATAAAGAAGCTTGCAGTACAAATAGAACTGCAAAATTATATAACGCCGATAGTTTATTGAATGATTATCATTTTAAACTTAATGAACTTGTATTTAATGAAAATAATCAATTGTCATTAACTCAAGATCCTAAGATTTTAGCTGCAGAAAATATGAATATATTTCCTGTAGAAATTAACTCAGCACCATTTGTTGAATTGATACGAGTACCTGGTATCGGTATAAAATCTGCTAGAAAAATAATTTCTATTAGAAAAAAAATACCTTTCAAAAACAAAAATGAATTAAAAAAATTAGGTGTGGTTGTAGATAGGGCTGAAAAGTATATTAAAATAGACGGGGCTTATCAAAGTTTATTAGAGAATTTTCAATAA
- a CDS encoding 2-isopropylmalate synthase, with product MYDIDTLNKKYMNLSDEIYIFDTTLRDGEQTPGVALTVDEKIQIAQKLNNLGVDKIEAGFPAASLGEFEATKEIKSLDFDSTVVGLARSVKSDIDSVLDADLDYIHTFIGTSPLHRDYKLKMSKETIISTAVGAVEYAKDHGLTVEFSAEDATRTEKDFLFEFFNEVIDAGADFIDIPDTVGILTPIFTKELITYAKSNFSCPISVHFHNDFGLATANTLTAIECGANQAHVTVNGIGERTGNTSLEELVIILYSAYGIDLKINNSQLYSLSDFVGRLTGIKMPVNKPIVGDNAFAHESGIHVHGILNNSSTYEPISPELVGHSRKIILGKHTGANALKSKLHDYHIELNDEQFEKVFSQIKSLGDKGKCVTDDDLKAIALTELSSARETPIKLKGLGLLSGAIVSPTATVKLEINGVEKETSNTGVGPVDAALNAIRELIQDTMHIELEEYNLEAINGGTDALADVFVISSDNEGNKSTGRAIDDDIVMASILAVLDSINKLLLMKKTEEELNL from the coding sequence ATGTATGATATCGATACCTTAAATAAGAAATATATGAATCTTTCTGATGAGATTTATATTTTTGATACAACTTTAAGGGATGGAGAGCAGACACCTGGTGTTGCTCTTACAGTAGATGAAAAGATTCAAATCGCTCAAAAACTCAATAACTTGGGTGTAGATAAAATTGAAGCCGGTTTTCCAGCTGCTTCTTTGGGTGAATTCGAAGCTACCAAAGAGATTAAATCTTTGGATTTTGATTCAACTGTTGTAGGATTGGCACGTTCTGTCAAAAGTGACATTGATTCAGTATTGGATGCTGATTTAGATTATATTCATACTTTTATTGGAACATCTCCGTTGCATAGAGACTATAAATTAAAAATGTCTAAAGAAACTATTATTTCAACTGCGGTAGGTGCTGTTGAATATGCTAAGGATCATGGTTTGACTGTAGAATTTTCTGCTGAAGATGCTACTAGAACAGAAAAGGACTTTTTATTTGAATTTTTCAATGAAGTTATTGATGCCGGTGCAGATTTTATTGATATTCCTGATACTGTGGGTATTTTAACACCAATTTTCACCAAGGAATTAATAACTTATGCAAAAAGTAATTTCAGTTGTCCTATAAGTGTTCATTTTCACAATGATTTTGGTTTAGCTACCGCAAATACTCTAACAGCAATTGAATGTGGCGCTAATCAGGCTCATGTAACAGTAAATGGTATTGGTGAGCGTACTGGAAACACATCACTAGAAGAACTTGTTATTATTCTTTATTCTGCTTATGGAATAGATTTAAAAATCAATAACTCACAATTATATAGTCTATCTGATTTTGTCGGTAGATTGACTGGTATTAAAATGCCAGTAAATAAACCAATTGTTGGGGATAATGCATTTGCCCACGAATCAGGTATTCATGTTCATGGTATTTTAAATAATTCATCTACTTATGAACCCATTTCACCAGAATTAGTGGGTCATTCAAGAAAAATTATTTTAGGAAAGCATACGGGTGCAAATGCTTTAAAATCTAAATTACATGATTATCACATAGAATTAAATGATGAACAATTTGAAAAGGTTTTTTCTCAAATTAAATCTTTAGGTGATAAAGGTAAGTGTGTTACTGATGACGATTTGAAAGCTATTGCTTTAACTGAATTAAGTTCCGCTCGTGAAACTCCTATTAAATTAAAAGGATTGGGATTATTATCTGGTGCAATTGTTTCTCCAACTGCCACCGTTAAATTAGAAATTAATGGTGTAGAAAAAGAAACTTCCAATACGGGAGTTGGGCCTGTTGATGCAGCTTTAAATGCAATTCGTGAACTGATTCAAGATACAATGCATATTGAACTTGAAGAATATAATCTTGAAGCTATTAACGGTGGTACTGATGCTTTGGCTGATGTATTTGTAATATCTTCAGATAATGAAGGAAATAAATCAACTGGCAGGGCTATTGACGATGATATTGTAATGGCCAGTATATTGGCTGTTTTAGACTCAATCAACAAATTATTATTAATGAAAAAAACTGAGGAAGAATTAAATTTATAA